Proteins from one Bombyx mori chromosome 1, ASM3026992v2 genomic window:
- the LOC101741268 gene encoding zinc finger protein 135 isoform X2, whose protein sequence is MNNGTSDHNEGCANGWTKTLVAPGHAEGTSGFVGTMAQAAGSPPNTQNLNKRQRLSRLLDKLSVQLQNNNLYPPTQHWPALNPPFQNNKPPADEPLDLSVKHEQPSPAPEITYTCETCGQTFTMHDRLAKHIASRHRNRTPEAARLYECEVCLRRFARSDMLTRHARLHSGLKPYSCSACGQVFSRSDHLATHQRTHTGEKPYRCPSCPYAACRRDMITRHMRTHSRRPQPA, encoded by the exons ATGAATAACGGAACATCGGACCACAATGAAGGCTGTGCCAATG GTTGGACCAAAACTCTTGTGGCACCGGGACACGCAGAAGGCACCAGCGGGTTCGTCGGTACCATGGCACAGGCGGCAGGCTCGCCGCCAAACACGCAGAATCTCAACAAACGCCAGCGTCTCTCGCGTCTCCTCGACAAACTAAGTGTGCAGTTGCAAAACAATAATTTGTATCCACCAACACAACATTGGCCAGCGCTGAACCCACCATTCCAAAACAATAAGCCACCTGCAGATGAGCCTTTAGATCTCTCGGTTAAGCACGAGCAGCCATCGCCGGCCCCCGAGATAACGTATACATGCGAAACTTGCGGCCAAACCTTCACCATGCACGACCGCCTCGCCAAACATATTGCTTCTCGACACAGGAATCGCACTCCGGAGGCGGCGCGGCTATATGAATGCGAGGTATGCCTGAGACGGTTTGCTCGCTCGGACATGCTGACCCGGCACGCTCGTCTGCACAGCGGCCTCAAGCCGTACTCGTGCTCTGCCTGCGGTCAGGTGTTCTCCCGCTCGGATCACCTCGCAACCCACCAGCGCACACACACAGGAGAAAAGCCCTACCGGTGCCCGTCCTGCCCATACGCTGCTTGCCGCCGCGACATGATCACTCGCCACATGAGGACGCACTCAAGGCGACCGCAGCCTGCTTAA
- the LOC101741268 gene encoding zinc finger protein 135 isoform X1, whose translation MNTLINTRKRHIPIMNIPSWTKTLVAPGHAEGTSGFVGTMAQAAGSPPNTQNLNKRQRLSRLLDKLSVQLQNNNLYPPTQHWPALNPPFQNNKPPADEPLDLSVKHEQPSPAPEITYTCETCGQTFTMHDRLAKHIASRHRNRTPEAARLYECEVCLRRFARSDMLTRHARLHSGLKPYSCSACGQVFSRSDHLATHQRTHTGEKPYRCPSCPYAACRRDMITRHMRTHSRRPQPA comes from the exons atgaacaCGTTAATCAATACGCGAAAAAGGCACATTCCAATCATGAATATCCCAA GTTGGACCAAAACTCTTGTGGCACCGGGACACGCAGAAGGCACCAGCGGGTTCGTCGGTACCATGGCACAGGCGGCAGGCTCGCCGCCAAACACGCAGAATCTCAACAAACGCCAGCGTCTCTCGCGTCTCCTCGACAAACTAAGTGTGCAGTTGCAAAACAATAATTTGTATCCACCAACACAACATTGGCCAGCGCTGAACCCACCATTCCAAAACAATAAGCCACCTGCAGATGAGCCTTTAGATCTCTCGGTTAAGCACGAGCAGCCATCGCCGGCCCCCGAGATAACGTATACATGCGAAACTTGCGGCCAAACCTTCACCATGCACGACCGCCTCGCCAAACATATTGCTTCTCGACACAGGAATCGCACTCCGGAGGCGGCGCGGCTATATGAATGCGAGGTATGCCTGAGACGGTTTGCTCGCTCGGACATGCTGACCCGGCACGCTCGTCTGCACAGCGGCCTCAAGCCGTACTCGTGCTCTGCCTGCGGTCAGGTGTTCTCCCGCTCGGATCACCTCGCAACCCACCAGCGCACACACACAGGAGAAAAGCCCTACCGGTGCCCGTCCTGCCCATACGCTGCTTGCCGCCGCGACATGATCACTCGCCACATGAGGACGCACTCAAGGCGACCGCAGCCTGCTTAA